In one Saccharibacillus brassicae genomic region, the following are encoded:
- a CDS encoding glycosyltransferase family 4 protein gives MKILITTECYRPIINGVVTSVVNLQNELEKNGHEVRILTLSPDGRSFTEGGVTHIGSVGALYPGVRTALRVHRRELRELLDWKPDVIHSQCEFSTFRMARYIAGALKIPIVHTYHTVYEDYTHYFSPSRTWGRAAVALFTRRTLKHVESVVAPTQKVRSLLESYGVPGDIQVVPTGVDLSQFQAELPAERRLLLRKSLGLSEEDRVLVSVGRLAKEKNLEEILRFVSRCPHPRLKLLIVGDGPNRQALERRADELGLRERIVFAGMVQPEQVANYYKLGDLFVSASNSETQGLTYIEAMASGVPVLCRRDDCLNGVVDSGVNGWQYETFEQFEASLATALDRPGLLAELGENARKLALERYSSSAFGDSAEQIYLRAAASYSPAAGRAPLMAALK, from the coding sequence ATGAAAATTTTGATTACGACCGAATGTTACCGACCGATCATCAACGGCGTCGTTACCTCGGTGGTCAATTTGCAAAACGAACTGGAGAAGAACGGGCACGAGGTTCGCATCCTGACCCTGTCGCCGGACGGCCGTTCGTTCACCGAAGGCGGCGTCACCCATATCGGCTCCGTGGGCGCGCTCTACCCGGGCGTTCGCACGGCGCTGCGCGTACATCGAAGAGAGCTGCGCGAGCTGCTCGACTGGAAACCGGACGTTATTCATTCGCAGTGCGAATTCAGTACGTTCCGCATGGCCAGATACATAGCGGGAGCGCTGAAGATCCCGATCGTTCATACGTACCATACGGTGTACGAAGACTACACCCATTATTTCTCGCCCAGCCGCACGTGGGGACGCGCGGCGGTCGCGCTGTTTACCCGCCGCACGCTGAAGCATGTGGAGAGCGTCGTCGCCCCTACGCAGAAAGTCCGCAGTCTACTGGAAAGTTACGGCGTGCCCGGCGATATCCAGGTCGTGCCGACCGGCGTGGACCTGAGCCAGTTTCAGGCCGAACTGCCTGCGGAACGTCGCCTGCTTCTTAGAAAAAGCCTCGGTCTGTCCGAAGAAGATCGGGTACTGGTGTCTGTCGGACGGTTAGCCAAAGAGAAAAATCTCGAAGAAATCCTGCGCTTCGTCTCGCGCTGTCCCCATCCGCGGCTGAAGCTGCTGATCGTCGGGGACGGCCCGAACCGGCAGGCGCTGGAACGGCGCGCGGACGAGCTCGGCTTGCGCGAGCGGATCGTGTTCGCGGGCATGGTCCAGCCGGAACAAGTCGCGAATTATTACAAGCTGGGCGACCTGTTCGTCAGCGCTTCGAACAGCGAGACGCAGGGCTTGACCTACATCGAAGCGATGGCTTCCGGCGTGCCGGTGCTGTGCCGCCGGGATGACTGCCTCAACGGCGTCGTCGACAGCGGCGTCAACGGTTGGCAGTACGAGACGTTCGAGCAGTTCGAAGCGTCGCTCGCGACGGCGCTCGATCGGCCGGGACTGCTGGCGGAGCTCGGCGAGAACGCCCGCAAGCTTGCGCTGGAACGCTACTCGTCTTCCGCTTTCGGCGACAGCGCGGAGCAGATCTATCTCCGGGCTGCCGCGAGTTACAGCCCGGCGGCCGGCCGGGCGCCTCTGATGGCGGCTCTCAAATAA
- a CDS encoding glycerate kinase — MHGHTFLLAPDSFKGSMTAKEVCLAMETGLRRVYPDARYIHLPMADGGEGTVQSLVDASGGTLHEREVTGPLGAPVTASFGLLGDGQTAAIEMASASGIHFVDEHTKNPLIATSYGTGELIRACLDFGVRKILIGLGGSATNDGGAGMAEALGVKFRDANGQELRRGGGGLAELRSIDTSGLDPRLGQVEIVVACDVTNPLCGAQGASHVFGPQKGATPGMVKTLDANLSRYADVIAQQLGRDVRDVPGAGAAGGLGAGLLAFTRSELRRGVDIVLDYNRFERQAAEADLVFTGEGGIDVQTRFGKTPYGVARASRRAGKKVIAIAGFVGDGIESLYDEGIDAVFGIVPGAARLPDLLAAGPENVARTCENIARVLKLSGWNSRQEPPI; from the coding sequence ATGCACGGCCATACGTTTCTGCTTGCGCCGGATTCTTTTAAGGGAAGCATGACAGCCAAAGAAGTCTGCCTCGCGATGGAGACGGGGCTGCGCCGGGTCTACCCGGACGCCCGCTATATCCACCTTCCGATGGCGGACGGCGGCGAAGGCACGGTGCAGTCGCTGGTCGACGCGTCGGGCGGCACGCTGCACGAGCGGGAAGTGACGGGTCCGCTCGGTGCGCCGGTGACGGCAAGCTTTGGCCTGCTCGGCGACGGGCAGACGGCGGCGATCGAGATGGCGTCGGCAAGCGGGATTCATTTTGTCGACGAGCATACGAAAAATCCGCTCATCGCGACCAGTTACGGCACGGGCGAACTGATCCGCGCCTGTCTGGACTTCGGCGTGCGGAAGATTCTGATCGGCCTCGGCGGCAGCGCCACCAACGACGGGGGAGCGGGCATGGCCGAAGCGCTCGGCGTGAAATTTCGGGATGCGAACGGGCAGGAGCTTCGCCGCGGCGGCGGCGGTCTGGCCGAGCTGCGGTCGATCGATACGTCGGGACTCGATCCCCGGCTCGGGCAGGTCGAAATCGTCGTCGCCTGCGACGTGACTAATCCGCTGTGCGGCGCGCAGGGCGCTTCGCATGTGTTCGGCCCGCAAAAAGGCGCCACGCCGGGTATGGTCAAGACGCTCGACGCCAATCTGTCCCGTTACGCCGACGTGATCGCGCAGCAGCTTGGCCGCGACGTCCGCGACGTGCCGGGAGCGGGCGCGGCCGGCGGCCTCGGCGCGGGACTGCTCGCGTTCACCCGGTCCGAGCTGCGCCGCGGCGTCGACATCGTGCTCGATTATAACCGGTTCGAGCGCCAAGCGGCTGAAGCCGATCTCGTGTTCACCGGCGAAGGCGGGATCGATGTCCAGACCCGATTCGGCAAAACGCCGTACGGCGTCGCCCGGGCTTCCCGCCGGGCCGGCAAAAAAGTGATCGCGATCGCCGGCTTCGTCGGCGACGGGATCGAGAGCCTGTACGACGAAGGGATCGACGCGGTGTTCGGCATCGTGCCGGGCGCCGCGCGGCTGCCCGACCTGCTGGCCGCCGGCCCGGAGAACGTGGCCCGGACGTGCGAGAACATCGCGCGGGTGCTGAAGCTCTCCGGTTGGAACAGTCGGCAGGAGCCGCCGATTTAA
- a CDS encoding TVP38/TMEM64 family protein has product MKSSSMRYMMNATTAAGLAACAACIVYGFYAGLFSSQASLEAFLTGFGVWAPLIFVVFQAVQVVIPILPGGIGCVGGILIFGPLAGFLYNYVGICLGSLAAFLLARRYGRPILDSMFSPKLLAKYKHWTEGRRFNNLFAVGIFMPVAPDDFLCYLAGTTKMTLRRFTTIILLGKPLAIAAYSFGLSAAITWAAGLFGMA; this is encoded by the coding sequence TTGAAGTCTTCCTCGATGCGCTACATGATGAACGCCACGACCGCCGCGGGCCTGGCCGCCTGCGCGGCCTGCATCGTTTACGGATTCTATGCGGGCTTATTCAGTTCCCAGGCTTCGCTGGAAGCTTTTCTGACGGGGTTTGGCGTCTGGGCTCCGCTGATCTTCGTCGTCTTCCAGGCCGTGCAGGTCGTCATCCCGATTCTGCCCGGCGGTATCGGCTGCGTCGGCGGCATTCTGATCTTTGGGCCGCTGGCCGGATTCCTCTACAATTACGTCGGCATCTGCCTCGGCTCGCTTGCGGCGTTCCTGCTGGCGCGAAGATACGGCCGCCCGATTCTGGACAGCATGTTCAGTCCGAAGCTGCTCGCCAAATACAAACACTGGACGGAAGGCCGGCGCTTCAATAATTTGTTCGCCGTCGGCATCTTCATGCCGGTTGCGCCGGACGATTTCCTCTGCTACCTTGCCGGAACGACGAAGATGACGCTGCGCCGCTTCACGACGATTATCCTGCTCGGCAAGCCGCTGGCGATCGCCGCCTACAGCTTCGGCCTGAGCGCGGCGATTACGTGGGCCGCCGGATTGTTCGGGATGGCTTGA
- a CDS encoding glycosyltransferase family 4 protein has protein sequence MKILLYAGSLDTVSRSGVGEAVRHQREALERLGVAYTMDEREDYDVVHLNTIFPDSLRMARRAKRQGKKVVYHAHSTMEDFRNSFIGSNLAAPLFKRWIMRCYRSADLLITPTDYARGLLLGYGLTGPIVSLSNGVDSAFFAPDAEAGLRFRERYGLAADTKVILSVGHYIERKGVLDFVELARRMPDHEFYWFGHTPLYMIPPKIRQAVETKLPNLHFPGYVNRTELRDAYCGSDLFLFATHEETEGIVLLEALAAEIPVLVRDLPIYADWLRDGETVYKARSLETFERGIRGITQRTLPDLTGNGRELALGLDLDAVGRRLVELYGRALHGEPEPPRAKVLRTDG, from the coding sequence ATGAAAATACTGCTCTATGCCGGATCGCTCGATACGGTCAGCCGAAGCGGGGTCGGCGAAGCCGTGCGCCATCAGCGCGAAGCGCTGGAAAGGCTCGGCGTCGCGTACACGATGGACGAACGGGAAGACTACGACGTCGTCCATCTGAACACCATTTTCCCCGACTCGCTGCGCATGGCGCGAAGAGCGAAGCGGCAGGGCAAAAAGGTCGTGTACCATGCCCATTCCACGATGGAAGACTTCCGCAATTCGTTTATCGGCTCCAATCTGGCCGCTCCCTTGTTCAAGCGCTGGATCATGCGCTGCTACCGCAGCGCCGACCTGCTGATCACGCCGACCGACTATGCCCGAGGCCTGCTGCTCGGGTACGGCCTGACCGGCCCGATCGTCAGCTTGTCGAACGGGGTGGACAGTGCCTTCTTCGCGCCGGACGCCGAAGCCGGACTCCGGTTCCGCGAGCGGTACGGACTCGCAGCCGACACCAAAGTCATTTTGTCGGTCGGCCATTACATCGAGCGCAAAGGCGTGCTGGACTTCGTGGAACTGGCCCGCCGCATGCCGGATCACGAATTTTACTGGTTCGGCCATACGCCGCTGTACATGATCCCGCCGAAGATTCGCCAAGCCGTCGAGACGAAGCTGCCGAACCTGCATTTTCCCGGCTACGTGAACCGGACCGAACTGCGCGACGCCTACTGCGGCAGCGACCTGTTTCTGTTCGCCACGCACGAGGAGACGGAAGGCATCGTGCTGCTGGAAGCGCTGGCCGCCGAAATTCCGGTCCTCGTGCGCGATCTGCCGATCTATGCGGATTGGCTGCGCGACGGCGAGACCGTGTACAAAGCGCGGAGCCTGGAGACGTTCGAGCGCGGCATACGCGGGATCACGCAGCGCACGCTGCCGGATCTGACGGGTAATGGCCGCGAGCTTGCGCTCGGCCTCGACCTCGACGCCGTCGGACGGCGGTTGGTCGAGCTGTACGGCAGGGCGCTGCATGGCGAACCGGAGCCGCCGCGGGCCAAAGTGCTGCGCACCGACGGGTAA